Part of the Bacillus cabrialesii genome is shown below.
ACGTCGCCGCCTTCAATGCTTGTATCAAACATACGGGTGTAAGAAATCCCTTGACTGTGAAAAAATTCTGTAATGACGGCTTCTTCCCCTTGGCGAATCGGTTCAGTCATGCTGGAGAGGAAGGCTTTATCTCCAATGACAAACCCTATATCCCGGGTGAAGACCTGCTCGGGGAGTCCGTCGCGGACGGGCAATAGAATGACTTCGATGTTGTGTGACCTGAGTGTTTCCACTAAACGGCTGTGCTGATCAGTGGCGGTTTTCACGTGAATATTGTCATCTTCAAAATGTTTTTGTGTTTCGTTTATGACATCTTTTATGGTCATATGCTCCGGTCTGCATAAAATGACTTTCTGCAGGGTGCCGTATTCCGTTCGGCATACCGTTTTGTGCTGATGTTTCGGGATGGATACGTCCATTTGTTTCTCCTCCTGACACGTGTGAAGAATACATGTATTATTCCCTCATCACCAAAATCATTAAACGTTTTGGAAAGAAAATCTGACAGACAAAGCATTTTAAATTTTAGACAAATGGCAGAGAATATTGTTTAATAGGAGAATATGAGTGCATTTAGCTAAACGATCAGACATCAAAGGGGAGTAAGGTATGGAAACACCGGAAACAAAATTTTGTAAAGAGTCAAAGGTTGTAAAGACAAGCAGGGTGTTCCCGCTTGATACAAACAACCATAATACGCTGTTTGGCGGAAAATTAATGAGCTATATTGATGATATTGCTTCTATTTCCGCGGCGCGCCATTGCAGACGGGAAACAGTAACTGCTTCAATGGATTCAGTAGATTTTCTGAAGCCGATCGGGCAAAGGGAGTCTGTCTGCTTGGAATCTTATGTGACCTGGGTCGGCACTTCCTCCATGGAGGTGTTCGTGAAAGTCATTAAGGAGCATCTGATGACTGGCGAAAGGGAGCTTGCCGC
Proteins encoded:
- a CDS encoding acyl-CoA thioesterase; this encodes METPETKFCKESKVVKTSRVFPLDTNNHNTLFGGKLMSYIDDIASISAARHCRRETVTASMDSVDFLKPIGQRESVCLESYVTWVGTSSMEVFVKVIKEHLMTGERELAATSFLTFVALDSNGKPVPVPKVVPETEEEIMLHNTAVQRANERKNRKKHSQALANALGTDKPW